A single genomic interval of Lactococcus sp. S-13 harbors:
- the rimP gene encoding ribosome maturation factor RimP: MNDIVKTVEDFIKPHIPEPFELFAVEWEKFGGDMLLSILIDKEGGIEIDETAELSELISPLLDTITPDPFPTEGYMLEVASPGAERPLRKPEHFVGAVGEYVFVKLYQKINNEKEFTGDLISFDGETLVIDVLDKTRHKKVEIPLSAVAKAQTMVKF; encoded by the coding sequence ATGAACGATATTGTAAAAACAGTCGAAGATTTCATCAAACCACATATTCCAGAACCATTTGAATTGTTTGCTGTGGAGTGGGAGAAATTTGGCGGTGATATGTTGCTTTCTATCTTGATAGATAAAGAAGGCGGTATTGAGATTGATGAAACGGCTGAATTGAGTGAGTTGATCTCACCATTGTTGGATACAATCACGCCAGATCCTTTTCCAACAGAAGGTTATATGTTGGAGGTGGCGAGTCCTGGGGCAGAGCGTCCTTTGCGTAAACCTGAGCATTTTGTTGGGGCTGTGGGCGAGTATGTTTTTGTTAAACTTTACCAAAAAATCAATAATGAAAAAGAATTTACTGGTGATTTGATTAGTTTTGATGGGGAAACTTTGGTGATTGATGTCTTGGATAAGACACGACACAAAAAAGTTGAAATTCCACTTTCTGCTGTGGCTAAGGCACAGACAATGGTCAAATTTTAA
- a CDS encoding LrgB family protein — protein sequence MFNQLTADPLFGLVLTILTFMVGVRINENIRKPYTNPLLFATLAIIIILLLFHIPYKNYYVGGSIINDLIGPSTVALGIPLYKTFHLMKHHARSIVSSIAVAALLNTILTALCAKFFGLSKLASLSIFPKSVTTAMAMGISDKMHGVEQITVVVVVATGILTSVLGRPLLKLFKINDPVAQGIALGGTGHAVGTGTAIELGKTQGAMAALSIGVTGIMYVIFAPLVAHLILGY from the coding sequence ATGTTTAATCAACTCACCGCCGATCCTTTATTTGGACTTGTCTTAACCATTTTAACCTTCATGGTTGGTGTACGAATCAATGAAAATATCCGTAAACCCTATACTAACCCCCTTCTCTTTGCCACACTTGCCATTATTATCATCCTACTTCTTTTTCACATTCCCTATAAGAACTATTATGTCGGCGGTTCAATTATCAATGACCTCATCGGCCCAAGTACCGTAGCACTCGGTATCCCCCTCTACAAAACCTTTCATCTCATGAAGCACCATGCACGCTCAATTGTTAGTTCAATTGCCGTTGCTGCCTTGCTCAATACTATTTTAACCGCCCTTTGTGCCAAATTCTTTGGACTGTCTAAACTAGCCAGTCTCTCCATTTTCCCCAAATCTGTCACTACCGCTATGGCCATGGGAATTTCTGACAAAATGCATGGGGTTGAACAAATTACCGTTGTTGTCGTCGTCGCCACAGGTATTCTCACCAGTGTCCTCGGCCGTCCCCTTCTAAAACTCTTCAAAATCAACGACCCCGTCGCCCAAGGAATCGCTCTCGGCGGAACAGGACACGCTGTCGGCACAGGTACAGCAATCGAACTTGGCAAAACACAAGGCGCAATGGCAGCCCTCAGTATTGGCGTGACAGGCATCATGTATGTCATCTTTGCCCCTCTCGTTGCTCATCTCATCCTCGGTTACTAA
- the nusA gene encoding transcription termination factor NusA, whose amino-acid sequence MSKEMLNAFAMLEEQKGIKSEIVIEAIEQAITAAYKRQYGQAQNVKVIFDEKKGNFNVYSTREVVDEVFDSRLEISLEDALELNPHYEIGDKIMFEEKPKDFARTAAGAAKQVIMQKMREEERTIIYNEYSRYKDEIIQGTVEKVDARAIYVNLGRVDALLTKKDQIPQENYHVGDRVKVYVTDVVLTPKGTRVFISRTAPDMLKRMFEKEIPEVFDGTVEIKSIARDAGDRAKVIVQSHDENVDAIGTMVGSKGSRIQGIIRELAGEKMDIIEWSDDKATLVANALKPARIEQVLITEDGSSLAVVARDQLSLAIGKRGQNVRLAAHVTNSKIDIKAADEFNMDDYEFVGEDGETLDAAQASEVVGLDEVLETTETAEVDVTDVAEVAESEE is encoded by the coding sequence ATGAGCAAAGAAATGCTGAACGCCTTTGCAATGTTGGAAGAGCAAAAAGGAATCAAATCTGAGATCGTTATTGAAGCGATTGAGCAAGCTATCACAGCAGCTTATAAACGTCAATATGGTCAGGCTCAAAATGTCAAAGTTATTTTTGACGAGAAAAAAGGTAACTTTAATGTTTATTCGACACGTGAAGTTGTCGATGAAGTTTTTGATAGCCGACTTGAAATCAGTTTGGAAGATGCTTTGGAATTGAATCCTCATTATGAAATTGGCGACAAAATCATGTTTGAGGAAAAACCAAAAGATTTTGCTCGTACGGCTGCTGGGGCGGCTAAACAAGTCATCATGCAAAAAATGCGTGAAGAAGAACGTACGATTATCTACAATGAATATTCACGTTATAAAGATGAAATTATTCAAGGAACGGTGGAAAAAGTTGATGCGCGTGCGATTTACGTGAATCTTGGTCGTGTGGATGCGCTTTTGACGAAGAAAGATCAAATTCCGCAAGAGAACTATCATGTGGGTGACCGTGTGAAAGTTTATGTGACTGATGTGGTCTTGACGCCAAAAGGTACACGGGTTTTCATTTCTCGTACGGCTCCTGATATGCTCAAACGGATGTTTGAAAAAGAAATTCCTGAAGTTTTCGATGGCACGGTAGAAATCAAATCTATCGCGCGTGATGCTGGGGATCGTGCAAAAGTTATCGTGCAAAGCCACGATGAAAATGTCGATGCAATCGGAACAATGGTCGGTTCAAAAGGTTCACGTATCCAAGGTATTATTCGTGAGCTTGCTGGCGAAAAAATGGACATTATTGAATGGTCTGATGATAAAGCAACCCTTGTGGCGAATGCTTTGAAACCAGCGCGTATTGAACAAGTTTTGATTACGGAAGATGGTTCAAGTTTGGCGGTTGTTGCGCGTGATCAATTGTCACTTGCAATTGGTAAACGTGGACAAAACGTTCGTTTGGCTGCTCATGTTACGAATAGCAAGATTGATATCAAAGCTGCTGATGAGTTCAATATGGACGATTATGAATTTGTTGGAGAAGATGGCGAAACACTTGATGCTGCGCAAGCAAGTGAAGTGGTTGGTCTTGATGAAGTTCTGGAAACAACTGAAACTGCTGAAGTTGATGTGACTGATGTGGCAGAAGTTGCCGAAAGCGAAGAATAA